In one window of Microtus pennsylvanicus isolate mMicPen1 chromosome 2, mMicPen1.hap1, whole genome shotgun sequence DNA:
- the LOC142844852 gene encoding olfactory receptor 4F3/4F16/4F29-like produces MDGGNHSMVSEFLLLGLTNSWGIQILLFLFFTVFYVAIMLGNLLIVLTIVSDHHLHSPMYFLLANLTFIDTGVSSIATPKMIYDLFRKHKVISVNGCITQMFFIHTVGGTEMVLLIVMAYDRYIAICKPLHYLTIMSLRMCIFLLTLAWTIGLIHSVAQLAFVVNLPFCGANKMDSFYCDFPRFIKLACTDTYRLEFLVTANSGFISMATFFILVVSYIFILVTVRKHSSGASSKALSTLSAHITVVVFFFGPCIIVYVWPFPTLPIDKFLAIFDVIITPFMNPVIYTLRNKEMKVAMRRLFIRALSFKNSFIDS; encoded by the coding sequence ATGGATGGAGGAAATCACTCCATGGTATCAGAATTTCTGTTGCTGGGTCTCACCAATTCATGGGGAATTCAGATTCTCCTTTTCCTGTTCTTCACAGTATTTTATGTAGCAATCATGCTAGGTAACCTTCTCATTGTGCTCACAATCGTCTCAGACCATCACCTGCACTCCCCAATGTACTTCCTGCTGGCCAACCTCACTTTTATAGATACAGGTGTGTCCAGCATTGCTACCCCAAAGATGATTTATGACCTCTTCAGAAAGCACAAAGTCATTTCCGTGAATGGGTGCATCACTCAGATGTTCTTCATTCACACTGTGGGAGGAACAGAGATGGTGCTGCTCATAGTCATGGCCTATGACCGGTACATCGCCATCTGTAAGCCCCTCCACTACCTCACCATCATGAGTCTAAGGATGTGCATTTTTCTCTTGACTCTGGCTTGGACCATTGGCCTTATCCATTCTGTGGCCCAGTTGGCTTTTGTTGTCAATTTACCCTTCTGTGGAGCTAATAAAATGGATAGCTTTTATTGTGATTTTCCTCGGTTCATCAAACTTGCatgtacagacacatacagactGGAGTTCCTGGTCACTGCCAACAGTGGTTTCATCTCCATGGCTACCTTCTTCATCCTGGTTGTGTCTTACATCTTCATCCTGGTCACGGTTCGCAAACATTCCTCAGGTGCCTcctccaaggccctctccactcTCTCAGCTCACATCACTgtggtggttttcttttttggtccttGCATTATTGTCTATGTGTGGCCTTTCCCTACTTTGCCCATAGATAAATTTTTAGCAATTTTTGATGTCATCATCACTCCTTTCATGAATCCTGTCATCTATACACTTAGAAATAAGGAGATGAAAGTTGCAATGAGAAGACTCTTTATTAGGGCTTTAAGTTTCAAAAATTCTTTCATTGACAGTTAA
- the LOC142844853 gene encoding olfactory receptor 4F3/4F16/4F29-like, which yields MERVNCSVSSEFVFLGLTNSWDVQLLLFVFSSVLYLASMMGNCLIVFTVASDHHLHSPMYFLLSILSLVDVGISSATSPKMIYDLLKKHKVISFRGCVTQIFFIHAIGGVEMVLLIGMAFDRYVAICKPLHYLTLMSPKMCISFLITALVVGPMHSVIQLAFIVNLPLCGPNILDSFYCDLPQFIKLASMNTYRLELVVSVNSGFMSVCSFIILIISYIVIIFTVLKHSSSGSSKALSTLSAHVTVVVLFFGPTIVFYMWPSSSTHLDKFLALFDAVVTPFLNPVIYTLRNQEMKMAIRRIFRQLMGYRQIS from the coding sequence ATGGAAAGAGTGAATTGCTCTGTCTCATCAGAGTTTGTGTTCCTGGGACTCACCAACTCCTGGGATGTCCAACTGCTGCTCTTTGTGTTCTCCTCAGTGTTGTATCTGGCAAGCATGATGGGAAACTGCCTCATAGTTTTCACTGTGGCCTCTGACCATCACTTACATTCCCCTATGTACTTTCTTTTGTCCATCCTCTCTTTAGTTGATGTAGGTATTTCTTCTGCCACTTCACCCAAGATGATttatgatttattaaaaaaacacaaagtcaTCTCCTTTAGAGGCTGTGTCACTCAGATCTTCTTCATCCATGCCATCGGTGGTGTAGAGATGGTGCTGCTCATAGGCATGGCCTTTGATAGATATGTGGCCATATGTAAGCCTCTCCACTATCTGACCTTGATGAGCCCCAAGATGTGCATCTCCTTTTTGATTACTGCCTTGGTAGTTGGCCCTATGCACTCTGTGATACAACTGGCTTTCATAGTAAATTTACCTCTCTGTGGTCCTAATATATTGGACAGCTTCTACTGTGACCTTCCTCAATTCATCAAACTTGCTAGCATGAACACATACAGACTGGAATTAGTGGTCTCAGTCAATAGTGGATTCATGTCTGTGTGTTCCTTCATCATTCTGATCATTTCCTATATTGTCATCATATTTACTGTTCTGAAACACTCTTCAAGTGGTTCCTCCAAGGCCCTGTCTACGCTCTCAGCCCATGTGACTGTGGTGGTCTTATTCTTTGGTCCTACCATAGTTTTCTATATGTGGCCTTCTTCCTCTACACACCTGGATAAGTTTCTGGCCCTGTTTGATGCAGTTGTCACTCCATTTTTGAACCCTGTGATCTATACATTGAGaaatcaagaaatgaaaatggcaatAAGGAGAATATTCAGACAGCTAATGGGATATAGACAAATCTCCTGA